The following are encoded together in the Blattabacterium cuenoti BPAA genome:
- a CDS encoding cbb3-type cytochrome c oxidase N-terminal domain-containing protein — MRSKIPSFILIPSLLSVIIFMFYVFFISYNHISYLVHPITIFCFIIITVLLYILESINHLIFRIKLQSLSKEKRKKIFEENEGNYFYRLYRFIFYDSKKITPDGVKKIDHGFDGIIELDNKLPMWWVHLFYLTIVFSAIYFFSYLLIDFSNPYKEYDIAYKNQLKEIEIFEKNTPQVTIENACFQEKLINNGKILFEENCATCHQSDGSGNIGPNLTDDYWINVKEKDLFKNIFYVIWNGSENNPTMRAFGQLGEIKGNDIEKISSYVYFINKKYKKPLTGKVPQGIKIKEWNKI, encoded by the coding sequence ATGAGATCTAAAATTCCTTCTTTTATTCTAATTCCTTCTCTTTTATCTGTTATCATATTCATGTTTTATGTGTTTTTTATAAGCTATAATCATATATCTTATTTAGTACATCCTATTACTATATTTTGTTTTATTATAATTACGGTATTATTGTATATTTTGGAATCTATTAATCATTTGATTTTTAGAATAAAATTGCAATCTCTTTCAAAAGAAAAAAGAAAAAAGATTTTTGAAGAAAATGAAGGAAATTATTTTTATAGACTTTACAGATTTATATTTTACGATTCTAAAAAAATAACTCCTGATGGAGTAAAAAAAATAGATCATGGATTTGACGGAATTATAGAATTAGATAACAAATTACCTATGTGGTGGGTTCATCTTTTTTATCTAACAATTGTTTTTTCCGCAATTTATTTTTTTTCTTATCTATTAATAGATTTTTCTAACCCTTATAAGGAATATGATATAGCTTATAAAAATCAATTAAAAGAAATTGAAATTTTTGAAAAAAACACCCCACAAGTAACTATAGAAAATGCATGTTTTCAGGAAAAATTAATCAATAATGGTAAAATTCTTTTCGAGGAAAATTGTGCAACTTGTCATCAATCGGATGGAAGTGGAAATATAGGTCCTAATTTAACAGATGATTATTGGATCAATGTAAAAGAAAAAGATTTATTTAAAAACATATTTTATGTTATATGGAATGGTAGCGAGAATAATCCGACTATGCGTGCTTTTGGTCAATTAGGAGAAATTAAAGGAAATGATATTGAAAAAATATCCAGTTATGTTTATTTTATAAATAAAAAATATAAAAAACCTTTAACAGGAAAAGTTCCTCAAGGAATAAAAATAAAAGAATGGAATAAGATATAA
- a CDS encoding FixH family protein yields the protein MKIKFNWDTGIVLSLVFFIIFITYIAFFFPHVGSQLVSDKYYEEEIKYQEIINEKKNVSKLPIKIKVSILYSGIKIIFPPVKNDIHGFFTLFRSSSKDLDFTQSFNLLKDSKKILLIPKRFLKKGYYKLIIRWETDKKFFFEKDIFWN from the coding sequence ATGAAAATAAAATTCAATTGGGATACTGGAATCGTGTTATCTTTAGTTTTTTTTATAATCTTTATCACTTACATTGCTTTCTTTTTTCCACATGTAGGAAGTCAACTTGTATCAGATAAATATTATGAAGAAGAAATAAAATATCAAGAAATTATAAATGAAAAAAAAAATGTGTCAAAACTTCCTATAAAAATCAAGGTTTCCATTTTATATTCTGGAATTAAAATAATATTTCCTCCTGTTAAGAATGATATTCATGGTTTTTTTACTTTATTTAGATCTTCTTCTAAAGATTTAGATTTTACGCAATCTTTCAATCTTTTGAAAGATTCCAAAAAAATATTATTGATTCCTAAAAGATTTTTGAAAAAAGGATATTATAAACTGATAATTAGATGGGAAACGGATAAAAAATTCTTTTTTGAAAAAGATATTTTTTGGAATTAA